GTAAAAGTTTGTTGCGATGATAATTATTGTGCGGATTAAATGCCTCATTCCTTTCGAAATTCGCATATGTGGGACTCAATTGTTCCTCATCCAAAGAGCCACTAATAACCTCATCACCCGAAGACAGCGCCGCATGGTGTGTGCGTGGGCTGGTCTCTAGAGAACCAACGCGATTCTCAGAGAGATAACGTCGCTTGTTTTTGCGGCGTGTCTTGTCATGCTTTTTGTCCGTAATGACAGTAGTATATACAGCATTGTCATGTCCCTCTGCCTGATCGTAATCATGTTGCGCATGCCTGCGACGATGTTTATCGAATAAAGCCGCAGCCTTATCATCAAGTATACGTTGAACATCCGGCGCTGGCGGATTAATAGGACAATAGACTGAAGAGTCAGATGTGTTGTCCGATGAACTAAGTGAATCGCGACGGTATTCACGTTCTGCCGGTGGACTTGGGAAGTTAATTCGTGGTTCGCGTGCATGATGTGTGCCATCGTGCTCGAATGAAAAGTTCTGTACGCCAATATCACGAGAGTGCGTTGTAGTACGACCGGTATCTAAGCCGGTTTCTGTGGAAGCGCCGCGCCCAGATTGCAGTTCAGCTAAGAGCTCATTACGACTGGTCGTTCTGTGCAGAAAGTTATAGACAATTAGGTGAGGATTTCAATGTTTGGATTAAagccatatgtaagtatacctTTGTTCCTCTAACCGTTGTTTCTCACGCACACGCGATCGTCCCATTAACAGCAATGCTAtgagcaaaagcaacaacagtaaGATCGCAAGAGAAGTGACCACCACCAAAGCGGTGTTGTTTTGTATGGAGTCTATGAAACCCGACTGCCCGCTACGTATGGCAGGCGCCAATGGTGTGGCCTGTGGCTCGCGCAAATAAGCTAAGgatattgaataatttataggttagaatttaattaattataatctAAGTTTAAAAGCAGCTAAACTTTGCATACGTTCGGACTTCATGTAGACCTCCTGGCCAATGACATTCGACGCTTCGGTTTCAGACACCAGTTTCATATCGTTGGCTGCCGTTACCGCCAGCACAGGACGCCCGTTGACGAATACGGAGTAGATGAGCTCAGTTTGATTTGCAATGGGACGTTCATCGCTGGAGAAATTACAAACTCAAATGTGAGCTAACTTAAACAACTTACACCGCCTAAGTACTCACATCTTCTCATTGATATCTTCATCGTACGAGCCTATGCTGTGTATGCCCTTCTGCACGTCGTCCTCAGTAATCCGTGTGATATTATGGATAACCACACGCACTTGTGCATTACGCAGCAGCGGAATATGCGGTTGTAACGGTACCAGTGAAGCTTGCGTGTTCAATAATGCCGCTGCAGCTTGGAGTTTCTCTGATTTTGCATCCTCCTGTATCAACTCCCATGGCACTAGAGTCATGTGTGGCAATTGTGTGGTGCTCGCGACTTTTTCGCGAGTAGCTTCCGTATACGAGGTTGTGGTTGTGGTGATTTCATCGGAAACGGTCGTGCTTGTAAAAGAGAAATTGTTTTCGGTTTCTTCCGAAGACGTTTCCCACTCAGTATTTCTGTTTGCTTTGCGTTTCGGCTGAATGGGGTGGGTGCTGGCTGGTGTAGCACCACCGATCATGTCAAGCATTTCGGCGTCGTCGTCGAAATCTATAAGAGAAGAATTGAAAATTCGTATTTTTCAAGCGTACAGTTCCAATATCAGTTTTCAGACCTTTAGGAGTGGTGAGTTCcagtatacttgtatgtacgtcAGTTTCATGCTGACCACGCCTATTTCTCCCAGCTGACACCGCAATTCCTGCAATCTGCTGTGCACCATTGATACCTAAATGTTTCGACTGTTGTCTGTTAgaataaattatagaaaaacgatgccaaattataatttttaagcagTTCTTGAAATGCTAATATCTGATAGTGCATTATGTTACAACCTAAGACTAattataagcattttatatcATAAGTACCTCGTAAAAGCCAATCGATATAAACGCGCCAACTTCTCCTCCAAGAGGGGATTATCTTTTTGTGAATAGAATCCCGACATCACTGTGAGCAGCCAATATCTTCGATCTGTCGCTGAGTAATTAAGTGGTGGCATCGCGCCAACACCCCAAGTACCGCCGCCATCGTCTGGCGGACAATCCAAGCATATCGGTATATCAATTTCCTATAATAATAACTTGATAATTTCCTTAGAGAATAAATAAACCACATGCTTACATTATTTCCGTCCACATAAACTGTTGCAACAACAGTCTCCGTTTTGACAATCACGTCTTTGCCCTTACTAATGCCAGTGTGCACTTTCTTCAGATAGTCTGGTGGGCCATCACCCGAACCAGTCCAAAAGAAGTCCTCAAGGTGTACTTCCTCGCGCATTTCTGGATAATCCTCGCCCAAATCTTCATCTGTTGAATTAAAAAGGAAacttatattaaataaagaggctgaaaatttaaatagataTCTGATTGCAAGAGATAGCCCAGTGTATACAACACGAGATGATCACCGCAAATTTGAAATCGTTGCtgttatatgtat
This is a stretch of genomic DNA from Bactrocera tryoni isolate S06 unplaced genomic scaffold, CSIRO_BtryS06_freeze2 scaffold_563, whole genome shotgun sequence. It encodes these proteins:
- the LOC120781309 gene encoding uncharacterized protein LOC120781309 isoform X2, with translation MLAENVPLAVLVLLGCWAGCCRADTGLPLIQISHDEDLGEDYPEMREEVHLEDFFWTGSGDGPPDYLKKVHTGISKGKDVIVKTETVVATVYVDGNNEIDIPICLDCPPDDGGGTWGVGAMPPLNYSATDRRYWLLTVMSGFYSQKDNPLLEEKLARLYRLAFTRQQSKHLGINGAQQIAGIAVSAGRNRRGQHETDVHTSILELTTPKDFDDDAEMLDMIGGATPASTHPIQPKRKANRNTEWETSSEETENNFSFTSTTVSDEITTTTTSYTEATREKVASTTQLPHMTLVPWELIQEDAKSEKLQAAAALLNTQASLVPLQPHIPLLRNAQVRVVIHNITRITEDDVQKGIHSIGSYDEDINEKIDERPIANQTELIYSVFVNGRPVLAVTAANDMKLVSETEASNVIGQEVYMKSEPYLREPQATPLAPAIRSGQSGFIDSIQNNTALVVVTSLAILLLLLLLIALLLMGRSRVREKQRLEEQRTTSRNELLAELQSGRGASTETGLDTGRTTTHSRDIGVQNFSFEHDGTHHAREPRINFPSPPAEREYRRDSLSSSDNTSDSSVYCPINPPAPDVQRILDDKAAALFDKHRRRHAQHDYDQAEGHDNAVYTTVITDKKHDKTRRKNKRRYLSENRVGSLETSPRTHHAALSSGDEVISGSLDEEQLSPTYANFERNEAFNPHNNYHRNKLLHQKSVFGDKIDVEQLPTVEAVNKEVIRTLQPTERSSDTGSIGSFLSMASVKAFPKSSLPQPLNRVLDPVFVTYYDNVEDPAAKNQAAQTRPLRRQQSRHDALDATAIATIESFPTPKAPSQTNLGASQSDNPDPGVVGPVVWERHKKRLKEAADNDDADDMLMAYDDRFGNNPGAIRVHYEDLLESAIHMYSSQEDLPMPLPTRDFVNKRKPTKWENRGSSAGVSSFAARLNTTDVRPATAQPLKTTKSNNSTQPPSPASGAWGGSLYGSHSPLSRPLSAGPTQRSETFQVVGPPRSATNRSNVSTEPLIEAIKSELRRFKDDKH
- the LOC120781309 gene encoding uncharacterized protein LOC120781309 isoform X1, giving the protein MLAENVPLAVLVLLGCWAGCCRADTGLPLIQISHDEDLGEDYPEMREEVHLEDFFWTGSGDGPPDYLKKVHTGISKGKDVIVKTETVVATVYVDGNNEIDIPICLDCPPDDGGGTWGVGAMPPLNYSATDRRYWLLTVMSGFYSQKDNPLLEEKLARLYRLAFTRQQSKHLGINGAQQIAGIAVSAGRNRRGQHETDVHTSILELTTPKDFDDDAEMLDMIGGATPASTHPIQPKRKANRNTEWETSSEETENNFSFTSTTVSDEITTTTTSYTEATREKVASTTQLPHMTLVPWELIQEDAKSEKLQAAAALLNTQASLVPLQPHIPLLRNAQVRVVIHNITRITEDDVQKGIHSIGSYDEDINEKIDERPIANQTELIYSVFVNGRPVLAVTAANDMKLVSETEASNVIGQEVYMKSERMQTYLREPQATPLAPAIRSGQSGFIDSIQNNTALVVVTSLAILLLLLLLIALLLMGRSRVREKQRLEEQRTTSRNELLAELQSGRGASTETGLDTGRTTTHSRDIGVQNFSFEHDGTHHAREPRINFPSPPAEREYRRDSLSSSDNTSDSSVYCPINPPAPDVQRILDDKAAALFDKHRRRHAQHDYDQAEGHDNAVYTTVITDKKHDKTRRKNKRRYLSENRVGSLETSPRTHHAALSSGDEVISGSLDEEQLSPTYANFERNEAFNPHNNYHRNKLLHQKSVFGDKIDVEQLPTVEAVNKEVIRTLQPTERSSDTGSIGSFLSMASVKAFPKSSLPQPLNRVLDPVFVTYYDNVEDPAAKNQAAQTRPLRRQQSRHDALDATAIATIESFPTPKAPSQTNLGASQSDNPDPGVVGPVVWERHKKRLKEAADNDDADDMLMAYDDRFGNNPGAIRVHYEDLLESAIHMYSSQEDLPMPLPTRDFVNKRKPTKWENRGSSAGVSSFAARLNTTDVRPATAQPLKTTKSNNSTQPPSPASGAWGGSLYGSHSPLSRPLSAGPTQRSETFQVVGPPRSATNRSNVSTEPLIEAIKSELRRFKDDKH